ATTTGAGCGGGGAAATGGTTTTTAACTTTTTTTCAAGTAAAACAATAACACCGATGTTTTTTATCGGTAAGATTTTAATAAACCAGAAACATGCAACCTTCTATAAATATTGAAAATATAAAAACCTATTTAAAGACCCAACCTGTTAGAAAGGCCTGGCTTTTTGGTTCTTATGCCTCAGGAACAGCAGATGATAACAGCGATATTGACATATTGGTGGAACTTGATCATAGCCAACCCATAGGACTAAAGTTTGTAAGTATGTGGCTGGATTTGAAGGAAGTAACAAAAAAAGACGTTGATTTGTTGGCAGTAGGCGGTGTTTCTCCTTATATACAGCCCTACATTGATAAGCAAAAAGTATTGATTTATGAAAGATAATAAGTTGGGAGATAAAGCAAGGTTACAGCATATCTTCCAATCTATAAAAGAGATTAACAAATATACTGAAAGAACTGATTTTGAGATGTTTGAGCAAAACTCTATGTTGCATAATGCTTGCATTCGTCAATTAGAAATTATTGGAGAGGCTGCTAACAGATTAAGTCAAACTTTAAGAGAGAATTACGCAACATTGAGTTGGACACAAATTATTGGACTGAGAAATTTGCTAATTCACGAATATTTTGAAGTTAAACTGGAGATTATTTGGGAGATAATTCAATATGATTTACCCCCCTTGCAAATTGAGATTGAAACAATTTTAAAGGACCTGACAGAAGACGTTTAAAGCAAATGCCGGTTAATTATGACTAATCCATATTTCAGTGGCTTTTTAGTTTTTTTTAAATCGGGTGTAGGTTTAAACTTAAACCAAGCCGTATCAATCAACCGAATTGTTTTTCAAATCAAGTTTATCTAATCATATATGCACACAATAACTTTTACCTGCGAAACAATAACGCCGATGTTTTTAAGCGGAGCTGATGGTGTTACACCCGAACTGCGTGCTCCTTCTATTAAGGGGGCATTGCGGTTTTGGTGGAGGGCGATGAATGGGCATTTGAGTCTGGAGGAGTTAAAAAGACAAGAAGGGGAGATATTTGGAGATACAAGCAAACGGAGTTCAATCTTACTATATCCAATCAATATCCTTACTAAACAAGAAGATAGAATTTCAGGCACCCCTCATCATAGAAATGGTTATTGTAAAACTAATCGCAATAACTGTTTTTATAGAAATGGTGTGTGCGGAAAAAGTAAGTTGCAAAATGCGTTGTTTTACAACTTTAGCATGAAAGTGGGATTTAACATTAATAAAATTACAAACGAAGATATAATACGGCTTGTCAAAACCACTTTTTTATTGGGAGGTATTGGTAAAAGGGTACGAAGGGGATTTGGAAGTGTTCAAATTACTAAAATTGATAACGATGTTTGTTTCATTTCCAAAAATGAAATTGAGAATTTTTTATTAACGTTAAACCGAATAGAGAGTAATATAAACTATCCGTATTTCAAAAAAGTTGAAATTGGTAAGAAACACAATGATTACAACGAATTATTGGTTGCTATTGGAGAAACTACTCATGCACATGCAGATAACCATGGATCTATAGGCTTTGCAAAAGGGCAAGAACGATTTGCTTCACCTATTTATGTATCAGTTATTCGAGATGAAAATAGAAATTTGTATCCCATAATTACTACTTTGAATACAGCACCTAAAAGGCCTATTGAAAATTTAGGTCCACAGCAAAATTTTATTAATGCGCTAAAAAATAACTAATGCCACACTACCTATTCCTTTTCTCTATCGGCCCAGTACAATCGTTTATAGCTCAAGCCCGAAAAACACAGGATTTGTATGCTGGAAGTAGAATATTAAGCCTATTAGCAAAAGCAGGGCTTATTGCTGCAAATCCCAAAGAAATGATATTTCCAGGCAACATAAATGCAATTTCAATTCCTAACCGTTTTTTATGCATTATTGAAACAAATGATCCGAAAGAATTTGGGGGAAATGTGGAAAGAGCAGTAAGGAATGAGTGGAATAGAATTGCTGATACTGTATTAAGTACTAATGTTAAAGGAATAAAAGAACAGATAGATGGACATCTTGACCTAAACTGGGCTTTTCAAGATATAAGGCCCGATTATTCGGATTATAAGGAACAATATGATAAAATTGAACGCTTTTTGGGAGCAGTTAAAAATGCTCGTTCATTTACTCAATTTGAATATCAGGGCCAAATTGGAGAAAAAGGTCGGAAATGTATTCTTGACGGTGAGAGAAATGTGAAGTTTTACAGGCTAAGTGAAAATGAAACAGAAACTAATGTTTTGCATAGAAAGCTGTATGTTGATAGTGCCGAAGTTAAAATATTTGGAAATGCAGATGAAAACGTAATAACTTATTTAAAATTACAAGCAGGAGAAGGGTTAAGTGCTGTAAGTATGGCTAAACGGCTGTTTAAGGAAACTACCAGACCTAAAGAATTTGAATCAACAGCAGATATTGCTATAATGCACACCATTGAAGAAGTTAAAAAATATCCAGAAGGTGTAAAACTACTAGATGCCTTCAAATCTATTGGTGAAAAAATGAATGCACAACTTTATTATGAAGAAAATCATACCACACAGTATTACAATAAGCAAGGCATAAATACCGGCTGTTTGTCGGTATTAAGAGAAAAACAAAAAGAACTCAAGAAATTTGCAAAATCAAAGGGTTTAGAGCTAACAAAGTACTATGCTATTATAGATTTTGACGGTGATAATATGGGGAAATGGTTAAGTGGAACTTTTATAGATAATCCTGAAACAAATCTCAAAGATTTTCACAAGAAATTATCTGAACGATTAGCAGAATTTGCAAAAGAAGCAAAAATAATAGTAGATAAATACGGGCAAACTGTTTATGCGGGAGGCGATGATTTTTTAGGTTTTGTTAATTTGAACTATTTATTTTTAGCTTTGAAAGAACTTCGAAATAAGTTTACAGAAATAGTTAACAATAGTCTCAAAACTTTGGGTTATCTTAATTCCGAACTCAGTTTTTCAGCAGGTGTATGTATTGCTCACTACAAAGAACCGCTCGGTATAGTACTTGATAAAGCATCAGCAGCACAAAAAACCGCCAAAAATAAAGACAAAGGCAATCGAAATGCCTTTTGCATTGTAGCCTCAAAACATTCAGGCGAAAACCATGAAACATTTTTTAAGTGGGGAACTAGCTGCATAAATGTAGAAAACTTGGAACGAGTTAAAGACGAGTTAATCAAACCCAAACGCTTTTCTAATACATTTATTAAATCACTTGGTATTGAATTTTCAAGGTTAGCAGAAGAGGCAAAGTTGTTACCTAACAAAGACTTGCTTACGGAAGAGGTTTCACGCCTTTTAAAAAGGTCATTCATGGGTAAAAAAGAGGATAAAGAAAAAGAAAGCAAAGACTTTGCTGAAGTAATTATGAGTATTTACGACCAATCTAAAAGCTATACTAACTTTATAACTGCTTTGGATATCTCTGATTTTATTCACCGTTTACTAAGCTCCGATGAAGAAAAAGCAGTAGAAGAATTGCAACCACAAACTATCTAAAACAATTTCAAGATATGCCAGCAATACAGTTAGAAGCATTAGACACTCTATTTTTTAGGGATGGAAAACCATTCTCAATGGGTGAAGATACATTTGCCGAAGGGACTTTCCCTCCTTCACCAAGTGTTATATATGGTGCTTTACGCACTGCATATATTTCTCAAAATTTGAACAAAAATAAGAAAACGATAGAAGACTTGATTACTGAAACAGAGGGAATTGTGATTACAAATATTGCCTTTGATTTTGATGGACAATTTCGCTATCCAATGCCCTTAGATTTTGTTGAACGAAAAGAAAAAGAAAACCAAGCAGTATGTTTAAGTTTGGTCGAAAATATTTTTTCTGGTTTAGACTTGCCCTACCTATGTGTTGCAAACGAACATGTAGAACAAATTAGTGATGGGGTGTTTCAAAAAGCACAATTAGGCGACTATTTAGATGGGAATACAGCACATCGTTGTGAAATTGATAAGTGGTCTTCATTTCTTACTTTGGAACCAAAAGTTGGTAATCGTCGCAACAACAATACCCGCTCAACAAGCGACGATGATGGAAATGTTTATCGTGTAGGTATGCGCCGTTTAGAAAACTATGCCGGCAAACAGCTAAAAATACTTGTTGATTACTGTTTTAAAGAAAAAACCATTCATACGGCATTATTTCGCTTTGGGGCAGAAGGCAAAGCAGCTAAGGCAACTATAAATATTGAGATTCCTAATATACAAGCTGAACAAGCTTCAGAAAAACATTTTAAAATCCTATTACAAACACCTGCTTTTTTTGATAATTGCAGCGAACCCTATTTGAAATGGTTTGAAGATTTAGGTTTTGAAGTAAAATTATTAACTAAAGTTGTTGGAAAACCGATTACAATTGGGGGGTGGAACTTAAAAGACGAACACGGAAACCAAAGCCCTAAACCTTTAATGTCCG
This is a stretch of genomic DNA from Sphingobacteriales bacterium. It encodes these proteins:
- a CDS encoding nucleotidyltransferase domain-containing protein; amino-acid sequence: MQPSINIENIKTYLKTQPVRKAWLFGSYASGTADDNSDIDILVELDHSQPIGLKFVSMWLDLKEVTKKDVDLLAVGGVSPYIQPYIDKQKVLIYER
- a CDS encoding DUF86 domain-containing protein, producing the protein MKDNKLGDKARLQHIFQSIKEINKYTERTDFEMFEQNSMLHNACIRQLEIIGEAANRLSQTLRENYATLSWTQIIGLRNLLIHEYFEVKLEIIWEIIQYDLPPLQIEIETILKDLTEDV
- the cmr1 gene encoding type III-B CRISPR module RAMP protein Cmr1, coding for MFLSGADGVTPELRAPSIKGALRFWWRAMNGHLSLEELKRQEGEIFGDTSKRSSILLYPINILTKQEDRISGTPHHRNGYCKTNRNNCFYRNGVCGKSKLQNALFYNFSMKVGFNINKITNEDIIRLVKTTFLLGGIGKRVRRGFGSVQITKIDNDVCFISKNEIENFLLTLNRIESNINYPYFKKVEIGKKHNDYNELLVAIGETTHAHADNHGSIGFAKGQERFASPIYVSVIRDENRNLYPIITTLNTAPKRPIENLGPQQNFINALKNN
- the cas10 gene encoding type III-B CRISPR-associated protein Cas10/Cmr2 gives rise to the protein MPHYLFLFSIGPVQSFIAQARKTQDLYAGSRILSLLAKAGLIAANPKEMIFPGNINAISIPNRFLCIIETNDPKEFGGNVERAVRNEWNRIADTVLSTNVKGIKEQIDGHLDLNWAFQDIRPDYSDYKEQYDKIERFLGAVKNARSFTQFEYQGQIGEKGRKCILDGERNVKFYRLSENETETNVLHRKLYVDSAEVKIFGNADENVITYLKLQAGEGLSAVSMAKRLFKETTRPKEFESTADIAIMHTIEEVKKYPEGVKLLDAFKSIGEKMNAQLYYEENHTTQYYNKQGINTGCLSVLREKQKELKKFAKSKGLELTKYYAIIDFDGDNMGKWLSGTFIDNPETNLKDFHKKLSERLAEFAKEAKIIVDKYGQTVYAGGDDFLGFVNLNYLFLALKELRNKFTEIVNNSLKTLGYLNSELSFSAGVCIAHYKEPLGIVLDKASAAQKTAKNKDKGNRNAFCIVASKHSGENHETFFKWGTSCINVENLERVKDELIKPKRFSNTFIKSLGIEFSRLAEEAKLLPNKDLLTEEVSRLLKRSFMGKKEDKEKESKDFAEVIMSIYDQSKSYTNFITALDISDFIHRLLSSDEEKAVEELQPQTI